A genomic region of Exiguobacterium oxidotolerans JCM 12280 contains the following coding sequences:
- a CDS encoding dihydroorotate dehydrogenase: MNRLAVTLPGLNLKNPIMPASGCFGFGEEFAKFYDLSVLGGIMIKAATGEERYGNPTPRVAESGMGMLNAIGLQNPGVEGIIETKLPFLGQFDTEIIANVAGSTPEEYETVTRLISQNSVVKAIELNISCPNVKSGGLQFGTDPKMAAELTRRVKAVSDKPVYVKLSPNVTSIVEMAQAVEQAGADGLTMINTLVGMRIDVRTGQPILANRIGGLSGPAIKPVAIRMIHDVAQVVEIPIIGMGGVMEVDDVLEMIYAGASAVAVGTANFVNPFICQELIAALPKRMDELGIEHILDIRGNAYGAALHRA; the protein is encoded by the coding sequence ATGAATCGATTAGCGGTCACGTTACCGGGATTGAATTTGAAAAATCCCATCATGCCAGCGTCCGGGTGCTTCGGCTTCGGGGAAGAGTTTGCCAAGTTCTACGATTTATCTGTCCTTGGTGGCATCATGATTAAGGCGGCGACGGGCGAGGAGCGGTACGGAAACCCAACTCCCCGAGTTGCGGAGAGCGGAATGGGAATGTTGAACGCAATCGGATTGCAAAACCCGGGCGTCGAAGGCATCATCGAAACGAAGTTACCGTTCTTAGGCCAGTTCGACACGGAAATCATTGCAAATGTCGCCGGATCGACACCGGAAGAATACGAAACGGTCACTCGATTAATCAGTCAAAATTCGGTCGTCAAAGCAATCGAGTTGAATATTTCTTGTCCGAACGTCAAATCCGGCGGACTGCAGTTCGGAACGGACCCAAAGATGGCAGCAGAATTAACGCGCCGTGTCAAAGCAGTGTCGGATAAACCCGTCTACGTCAAACTGTCACCGAACGTCACGTCAATCGTCGAGATGGCACAGGCCGTCGAACAGGCAGGAGCGGACGGATTGACGATGATCAACACGCTAGTCGGGATGCGAATTGATGTCCGGACCGGTCAACCGATTCTCGCAAATCGGATTGGCGGTCTATCTGGCCCCGCCATCAAACCCGTTGCCATCCGAATGATTCATGATGTCGCACAAGTCGTCGAGATCCCAATCATCGGGATGGGCGGCGTCATGGAGGTCGATGATGTGCTGGAAATGATTTATGCAGGTGCATCGGCAGTAGCGGTTGGGACGGCAAACTTCGTCAATCCGTTCATTTGCCAAGAGTTGATTGCGGCTCTTCCGAAACGAATGGACGAACTCGGGATCGAACATATTTTAGACATTAGGGGGAACGCATATGGGGCAGCTTTACATCGCGCTTGA
- a CDS encoding dihydroorotate dehydrogenase electron transfer subunit, producing the protein MIELLTVVSTKKVAVGATELICRMPEVKKIEPGRFMHLRVGPLLRRPISIANVEGDLITFLFKEIGQGTKELASLRPGDFVDALGPLGNGFPVNLIEPTSRVVLVGGGIGVPPLYYTMRKLVERGVTCEAILGFDTAASVFYEEAFKKLGPTTITTVDGTAGVQGFVTAALTPERFDTLLACGPEPMLRSLQTVPIQDRFLSIENRMGCGIGACFACVCKTPDGNYVKTCSDGPVFRAEAVIL; encoded by the coding sequence ATGATTGAACTCCTAACGGTCGTCTCAACGAAGAAGGTCGCAGTTGGTGCGACAGAATTGATTTGTCGTATGCCGGAGGTAAAAAAGATTGAGCCGGGTCGCTTCATGCACCTGCGTGTCGGTCCGTTATTACGGCGTCCGATTTCAATCGCGAATGTCGAAGGCGATCTCATCACTTTTTTATTCAAGGAGATTGGTCAAGGGACAAAAGAACTCGCTTCCTTACGGCCTGGCGATTTCGTCGATGCCCTCGGACCACTCGGGAACGGTTTCCCGGTGAACTTGATTGAGCCGACGAGTCGCGTTGTCCTCGTTGGTGGGGGGATCGGTGTTCCACCACTGTATTATACGATGCGTAAACTCGTTGAACGTGGGGTGACGTGTGAAGCGATTCTAGGGTTTGATACGGCAGCCAGTGTGTTTTACGAAGAGGCGTTTAAAAAGCTCGGGCCGACAACGATTACGACGGTCGACGGGACGGCAGGTGTTCAAGGATTTGTGACGGCGGCACTGACACCAGAGCGGTTCGATACGTTACTCGCGTGTGGTCCGGAACCGATGTTACGTTCCTTGCAAACGGTCCCGATTCAAGATCGTTTCCTGTCAATCGAAAACCGGATGGGTTGTGGGATTGGTGCTTGTTTCGCCTGTGTCTGTAAGACGCCGGACGGAAACTACGTCAAGACATGTTCCGATGGTCCAGTCTTTCGGGCGGAAGCGGTGATATTATGA